From the Acidobacteriota bacterium genome, the window TTCAGCAAACTCTCTATCAGTGCGGTATTACCATTGGTGGCGACCAAGATCAACGGCGCAACTCCATATTCATTGGCCGCATTCACGTCGGCTCCGGCGCGAATCAACAACTCGGCCGTCTCGGAATCGTTCTGGTAGACCGCCCACAGCAGAGCCGTCGCTCCATCCGGAAACGCCGCATTTACGTCGGCGCGCTGTTGCAACAATGCCACCACCACTTTCCGGTCGCCGCGCTTCACCGCTTCGGCCAACCGCAGATCACCGGCCAGCGCACGTGTGCCTGCAAATGTCATGGCCGCCAGCAGGCAGCCGCCCAGCAACGGTTTGCTTTGTAAACGCATGTGAGTCACCTCGATAACCAGTCCGCGATTACACCCCAGCCAGCAGGCTGAGTCTCCCGGTGCTGTCGCCGAATTTTTCGACCGGCATGCCCAACTTCTCGAGCAGCGCCAGATACAGGTTGGTCGTGGGAGTATCCTGCGGGTAACGGATGTGCCGCCCGCCCTTGAGCTGGCCGCTGCCTCCGCCGGCGAGCAGGATGGGCAGATCGTTGTGGACGTGCATGTTGCCATCGCTCAACGCGCTGCCGTAGACGATCATGGAATGGTCCAACAGGTTGCCGTCGCCATCCGGCGTGGCCTTCATCTTTTCCATGAAGTAGGCCAGCACCTCGGTGTGCAGACGGTCAATCTTCAGGACCTTTTCGATCTTCGCAGCATCGTGCTGATGGTGCGTCAGCGGGTGATAGGCGTCCGTAATCCCCAGTTCGCGATACACGCGGGTGTTCTGCTCGCGGCCCAGCATGAAGGTCGCCACGCGCGTCATGTCGGTCTGATAGGCCAGCACCTGTAGATCAAACATCAGTTGGGCGTGCTCACGGAACGTAGCTGGAACTCCCGTAGGACGATCAAGACGGGGCAACTCCTGATTCGACTGGCTCTCGGCCATCTGGATGCGCCGTTCAATATCGCGGATGGCGTCAAGATATTCGGTGAGCTTGGTCTTGTCGCCCTTGCCTAGCCCCGCGAGCAAGCGGTTGGCGTCCTGTACAACAAGGTCGAGGATGCTGCGGTCTTGCCGGATGCGCGACTCGCGCTGCTTCGGGTCGGTCGAATCGCTGTCGCCGAACATGCGCTCGAAAACGGCGCGCGGCTGATTCTCCATGGGCATCGGCGTGCTTGCCGTCCGCCAGCAGAGCGTGTTGCTGTACGCGCAACTGTAGCCAGTGTCACAGATGCCGATGACGTCGGTCGAGTCAATCGCCAATTCCAGCGAAGCAAGCTGCGTATGCTTGCCGGCCTCCTGTGCGATGATCTGGTCGATGGAGGTGCCCGCCTGCAGGTCGGTGCCTTCGGTGCGCTTGGGGTGAATGCCGGTCAGGAAGACGGCGCTGGCGCGCGCGTGCTCGCCGCCGCCCTCACCCTCCAGGCCCATGCCGGTGTTGTGCGCCAGGCCGCTCAGCATCAGCATCTGGTCGTGGAACGGCGCCAACGGCTCCAGCGTGGCAGGAATGTCGAAGCCCGCGCCTTCCTTCTTCGGCGTCCAGCGGTCCATGACGATCCCGTTGGGAACGTACACAAATGCCACCCGGGTTGGCTTGTTCGCCGCCGGCGCGGCGGCAAAGGCCGGCGCCATGCTGTCCAGCAGTGGCAGCGCCACCGTCGCGCCGAGCCCGCGCAGGAATGTGCGGCGGGGAAGTGATTTCCTGAAGTTCATCATGGTTCTCTCGACCTCCTCGTTTGAAACGGAGCGCTCCTGGCGATGGCCAAAATCAGCGTGGACCAGCGGTGGTCGCCGGCGGCTGACTCACGTATGATTCTGCGCATGGTGGGCTGGTCGTAGTAATCCAACCCGCGCCCCAGCGCGTAAGTCAAAAGTTTTTCAGTTACTGTAGTTATAAACTGATCCGAACGAGTGAGCAGTATCTTGCGCAGCTCCGCCGGACCGTTGAACCGTGTGCCCTCGGGAAGCACCCCCGAGGCATCGACTGGCATTCTCTCCGAGCCGCTGACCGTGCGCCACTTGCCAATGCCGTCGAAGTTGTCCAGCGCAAAACCCAGCGGGTCCATGCGCGCATGGCAACTTGCACAGGCCGGATTGGCGCGGTGCTTCTCGAGTTGCTGGCGAACGGAGAGGACCTTGCCATCTTCGCCGCGATCCTGCAGCGATGGGACATTCGGCGGCGGTGGCGGCGGTGGGGCGCCCAGAATATTTTCAAGCAGCCACTTACCGCGAATCGTCGGCGAGGTGCGATTGGCATAGGAAGTTACAGTGAGTATGCTGGCCTGGCCGAGCAAGCCGCGGCGGTTTTCGTCAGTTACAGTCACTCGCCGGAACCGATTGCCGTACACGCCGGGATAGCCATAATGACGAGCCAGCCGCTCGTTCATAAAAGTGAAATCGGCGTCCAGCAGGTCGCGCAACGGGCGGTCTTCGAGCAGCATCGCCTGGAAAAATAGTTCCGTCTCCTGGCGCAGCGCCTCGCGGAGATTTTCATCGAACTCGGGAAACTCGCCCACGTCGGGCGCCACCGTACTGATGTTGCGCAGATAGAGCCACTGGCCGGCGAAGTTGTCGACCAGCGCCTTGGCGCGCGGGTCAATCAACATGCGGCGGACCTGCCGCTCCAGTTCCTGGGGATTTTTCAGCCTGCCCTGCTCCGCGACGCTCAGCAGTGTGTCATCTGGAATGCTGCTCCAAAGAAAGAATGACAGGCGCGAGGCCAGTTCCATGTCCGGGATGCGATAAGCGGTGTTGGGTACCGCCCTGGAAGGATCGTTCTCGACACGGAAGAGAAACTCGGGTGACACCAGCATACGTTGCAGCGCGGCTTCGATGCCCGCCTCAAAACCCCGTTCCGCCGCCACGGAGTTGAACGGCACCAGCAGCGTGACGGTGTCGGCGGCGGTAATCGGTCTACGGTAGGCGCGACGGGCCAGCGTGCGGAGAATGCTCACCGCGCAGGCTTTCTCATCTTTACCAGCCGCCGGGCGACAAAGGAAGATGCGACTACGGCTCGCCGTATCACCTGGGCTTGGAGCGCCAGTGGGGCCGGTGGGGTTGGTGGCGTCGAGCGGCCCCTCGATGATCACGCTGCCAGCTCCGGGCTGATCAGTCTCCTCTTCGGCCAGACGCGGCTGAAGAATGTCCTCGGGCTTCGACGGGTGGGCCGGAAAGGTAACGCCCACGATGCGCGTGCCCGTCTTCACCGCGATGCGGACTTCGAGCCCCGCGTCGGGTGCCTGCGGCGCCTTGCCCTCCAAGTCAAACGCCGTCTGCTCGCGCCGCCCGCTGCCACCAATGGTGAAAAGCTTCACGCGAGCGCCATCCAGACGAACGTCCACCTGCTGTTGTTGCGCCAGGCCAAGCACCACGGCACCGTCGTAACTGGTCTTCAGCCGAACTTTGATCAGGTATTCACCGTCGAGCGGAAAATAGTGGCGGACGGCCACGCCGCCGCGCGACCCAAACGGCAGATCCTCGCTCACCGTGTCCCGCTGACTCAAGAATCTGGAGACATCATAGCTAACTGAGTCGGGGCGCAGCTCTGGATCACCCACCGCCATCCTGCTGATTTTCCGCGCCGCCGAGAGGTAGCGCTCCATGAGCAAAGCCGAGACCGACAAGTTGTCGCCGATGTTGTCGAAGCCGTAGCCGGAGTCATCCGCCGGCAGCAGCGAGCGGATGTCCACGGCGTCCGTATCAATGGCCAGCAGGTCCCGGATGGCGTTGACGTATTCGGCGCGATTAAGGCGGTGGACACCGGGCCGGCCTGGATTGGGCCTAGCTGCGGCAGCGCGATCCAGCTCCGTTTCCAAATAGCCCGCCAACGCGTTGTAAGTGTCCTGATCGGGCCGCGGCGCACCAGCCGGAGGCATGGCGGCCGTCCGCAACTTGCGCACAACTTTTTCCCACACCGGCGCAGCGGCGGCTACTTTCGACGCGTCAAGGCTGTCGAGCGTGAGCCCGCCGGTCTTCAGTTTTGCGTTGTGGCAGGTAATGCAATACTTACCCAGAACAGCGCCAGGAGCCAATGGCGAAGCAGTGGTGGGCGCTTCGCCCAGCAAGGCGAAGGCCAACAACAGGAAGAAAAATCTCCGGGCCACTGCTCCATCTGGACGGGAGGTATCGGGCACCTGTTATTTTCCTCCTTCCTTTGCCTCCTGCTCGGCGCATTCGAGAATGCGTAGCGGTGGAACAATTCTATCCCAATCGTGTGGAGAGTTGCAGGGGATAATCTGCCGGGGCTTCCGCCATCTTCTGTTGGTGGGTTGATTCTGTCGTATTCAGGTTGCTTGGGTTAAGAGTTAATTTTGAGCTTGCACTTCTGTCGCATGATGTTTGTTCGCATGATGCTTGTCATTAGTTGATGAGTCCTCAGAAAACTGAACCAAAGCTCAAAGTTAGTTTTGGTTCAGTTTTCTGATGACCCATCAACTACTCCTACTAGTTACTACCACGCCGGGGAAAATCTTCGGCACCATGTCAGGTTCTGCCTGGTTGTTTTGCCGGTTAGGCTGTGGTATATCCTTAGGTGGGCTTTCTTGTGGCTGTAGCCATTTCGGAGGCTTGGCCGCCCCCGGGATTGTGAGGTCTGCACCGTGCGCCAGCAGATTTTTGTGCTCATTGCCATGCTGGCATTTGCGAGTTGTGGCTTCTCCCAAGGCCGCCAGAACTCCTTGTCTACTCCTGCCCACCCAACTCCACAAGTGTTTATTAATCAATTCTGCACAAAGTGCCATAACTCTCAGCTGAAAACTGCAGGTCTTTCGCTCGACAACGAGAACGTAAGCGAGATTGGAAAGAATGGCGCGGTCTGGGAGAAGGTGCTCCAGAAGTTGCACGCCGAGGCCATGCCCCCCGCGGGATTGCCACGGCCGGACGCTGCGGCCTATCGCTCGATGATCGAATACCTGGAGAACTCCCTGGACGCAGTGTGGGCTGCGAATCCGAATCCTGGCCGGCCCGGCATCCATCGTCTGAATCGGATCGAGTATGCCCATTCGGTCCGCGACCTACTGGCCGTAGAGATTGACGCTAAAGCCATGCTGCCAGCCGATGACAGCAGCTACGGATTCGATAATATCGGCGATGTGCTGACGGTCTCACCGCTGCTGATGGAGCGATATCTGGCTGCTGCCCGCGCCATCAGCCGGATCGCCATCGGCAGCATGGAAACGCAGCCGGCCGAGATAACCTATCAGGTGCCGCGCTACTACATACAGGACGACCGGCCCGGCGAGGACACGCCATTCGGGTCGCGCGGCGGTATCTCCATCACTCACAATTTCCCCCTGGATGCCGAGTATTCCATTCGGCTCCGGCTGAAGAGGAGCTATGACGGCTCCGTGATTCTTGGTTTGCTGACCAAGCCGCATCGCATTGAAATTACGATTGACTCCGCGCTGGTGAAGACGCTGACCGCGGGTGGCCCGGATGTCTATCTGGGACCCACGTTGCAGCCTTCGGCAGCGGGCGCGGGCAACAACACTTATGCGAATGTTGCTCCCCCGGCGGACGAGGGGTTGAATTTCCGCATCCCGGTTTCGGCCGGCCCCCATCGTGTGAGTGTCTCGTTCCCACGCGAATATGTTTCTAAGCCCGAGGGAATTCTGCGAGCCCGCGGCGCGGACCTGAGCGACGACCTTTCGCTCGGCAGCCTGATCATTGGCGGCCCGTACAATCCGCAAGGCGTGGGGAAGTCTCCCAGCCGGGAGCGAGTCTTCAGCTGCCACCCGGCCCGCGACCAGGAAGCGGAGAGTTGCGCGAATCAGATTATCAGCGGTCTAGCGCGACGGGCCTTCCGTCGCCCAGTCAATAAGGATGATCTCGCTCCGCTGCTGGCCACCTTCCGGGCCGGAGCCCAAGCGGGCGGTTTTGAAAAGGGAATCGAGATCGCGCTGCGGTCCGTTCTGGCATCGCCGGAATTTCTGTTCCGTATTGAGATGGATCCAGCCGCAGGGCCTCCTGACAAGCCGTATCGATTGACGCCGGTGGAACTGGCTTCACGCCTCTCGTTCTTTCTATGGAGCAGCCTTCCGGACGAAGAGTTGCTGCGGGAAGCAGAGAGCGGCAGGCTGACATCTCCGGCGGTGCTGCAGCGGCAGGTGACGCGGATGTTGGCCGACCGGCGATCCTCCGCGCTGGTGGCAAACTTTGCGGGGCAGTGGCTCTACCTGCGTAACATCGAGAAGTCCGTCCCGGACCCTAAGGAATTTCCTGAGTTCGATGAGAACTTGCGCGAGGCTTTGCAGCGCGAGACGGAGCTCTTTTTCTCGAGCATGCTGCGGGAGAACCGCAGTCTGCTTGATTTGCTAAGTGCTGATTATACGTTCGTCAATGAGCGGCTGGCGCGACACTACGGCATTGAAAATGTATACGGCAGCCACTTCCGCAAGGTCAGACTGGCAGATGCCAATCGCTTCGGGCTACTAGGCCAAGGAGCGATCCTGACGGTGACATCGTATCCCA encodes:
- a CDS encoding DUF1592 domain-containing protein, with the protein product MRQQIFVLIAMLAFASCGFSQGRQNSLSTPAHPTPQVFINQFCTKCHNSQLKTAGLSLDNENVSEIGKNGAVWEKVLQKLHAEAMPPAGLPRPDAAAYRSMIEYLENSLDAVWAANPNPGRPGIHRLNRIEYAHSVRDLLAVEIDAKAMLPADDSSYGFDNIGDVLTVSPLLMERYLAAARAISRIAIGSMETQPAEITYQVPRYYIQDDRPGEDTPFGSRGGISITHNFPLDAEYSIRLRLKRSYDGSVILGLLTKPHRIEITIDSALVKTLTAGGPDVYLGPTLQPSAAGAGNNTYANVAPPADEGLNFRIPVSAGPHRVSVSFPREYVSKPEGILRARGADLSDDLSLGSLIIGGPYNPQGVGKSPSRERVFSCHPARDQEAESCANQIISGLARRAFRRPVNKDDLAPLLATFRAGAQAGGFEKGIEIALRSVLASPEFLFRIEMDPAAGPPDKPYRLTPVELASRLSFFLWSSLPDEELLREAESGRLTSPAVLQRQVTRMLADRRSSALVANFAGQWLYLRNIEKSVPDPKEFPEFDENLREALQRETELFFSSMLRENRSLLDLLSADYTFVNERLARHYGIENVYGSHFRKVRLADANRFGLLGQGAILTVTSYPNRTSPTLRGKWILENLLGSPPPPPPPNVPSLQDRGADGKVVSMRQQMEKHRANSACASCHARMDPLGFALENFDALGKWRTVSGGAQVPIDASGALPDGAKFNGPAELRQILLKRGDSFARVVAERLFTYALGRGVEYYDGLAIRKALRAAAKDGYRWHTLISEVVRSAPFQMRRSRTQ
- a CDS encoding DUF1552 domain-containing protein — translated: MMNFRKSLPRRTFLRGLGATVALPLLDSMAPAFAAAPAANKPTRVAFVYVPNGIVMDRWTPKKEGAGFDIPATLEPLAPFHDQMLMLSGLAHNTGMGLEGEGGGEHARASAVFLTGIHPKRTEGTDLQAGTSIDQIIAQEAGKHTQLASLELAIDSTDVIGICDTGYSCAYSNTLCWRTASTPMPMENQPRAVFERMFGDSDSTDPKQRESRIRQDRSILDLVVQDANRLLAGLGKGDKTKLTEYLDAIRDIERRIQMAESQSNQELPRLDRPTGVPATFREHAQLMFDLQVLAYQTDMTRVATFMLGREQNTRVYRELGITDAYHPLTHHQHDAAKIEKVLKIDRLHTEVLAYFMEKMKATPDGDGNLLDHSMIVYGSALSDGNMHVHNDLPILLAGGGSGQLKGGRHIRYPQDTPTTNLYLALLEKLGMPVEKFGDSTGRLSLLAGV
- a CDS encoding DUF1592 domain-containing protein, encoding MPDTSRPDGAVARRFFFLLLAFALLGEAPTTASPLAPGAVLGKYCITCHNAKLKTGGLTLDSLDASKVAAAAPVWEKVVRKLRTAAMPPAGAPRPDQDTYNALAGYLETELDRAAAARPNPGRPGVHRLNRAEYVNAIRDLLAIDTDAVDIRSLLPADDSGYGFDNIGDNLSVSALLMERYLSAARKISRMAVGDPELRPDSVSYDVSRFLSQRDTVSEDLPFGSRGGVAVRHYFPLDGEYLIKVRLKTSYDGAVVLGLAQQQQVDVRLDGARVKLFTIGGSGRREQTAFDLEGKAPQAPDAGLEVRIAVKTGTRIVGVTFPAHPSKPEDILQPRLAEEETDQPGAGSVIIEGPLDATNPTGPTGAPSPGDTASRSRIFLCRPAAGKDEKACAVSILRTLARRAYRRPITAADTVTLLVPFNSVAAERGFEAGIEAALQRMLVSPEFLFRVENDPSRAVPNTAYRIPDMELASRLSFFLWSSIPDDTLLSVAEQGRLKNPQELERQVRRMLIDPRAKALVDNFAGQWLYLRNISTVAPDVGEFPEFDENLREALRQETELFFQAMLLEDRPLRDLLDADFTFMNERLARHYGYPGVYGNRFRRVTVTDENRRGLLGQASILTVTSYANRTSPTIRGKWLLENILGAPPPPPPPNVPSLQDRGEDGKVLSVRQQLEKHRANPACASCHARMDPLGFALDNFDGIGKWRTVSGSERMPVDASGVLPEGTRFNGPAELRKILLTRSDQFITTVTEKLLTYALGRGLDYYDQPTMRRIIRESAAGDHRWSTLILAIARSAPFQTRRSREP